Proteins encoded by one window of Phenylobacterium soli:
- a CDS encoding DUF5961 family protein, whose amino-acid sequence MAPNATLRRFSVHGVEDAPSRGRQLQAASFEAAALEFVDAHPVADEDGEVALMVEDCETGERQCFRVDVASGETEPCD is encoded by the coding sequence ATGGCTCCAAACGCCACCCTGCGCCGCTTTTCCGTCCATGGCGTCGAGGATGCGCCCTCGAGGGGACGCCAGCTTCAGGCGGCGAGTTTCGAGGCCGCCGCGCTCGAGTTCGTGGACGCCCACCCGGTCGCCGATGAGGACGGCGAGGTCGCCCTGATGGTCGAGGACTGCGAAACGGGCGAGCGCCAGTGTTTTCGCGTCGACGTGGCGAGTGGCGAGACCGAGCCCTGCGACTGA
- a CDS encoding family 16 glycosylhydrolase — MPYLNYLGQVMPESASPTSNVYGTSAGNETLTAPTGPSSVDSNGGTGDLLIGSNGDNIFYVKDPSDIVRVDNGLSGIKTIVAYNSFTLPANVQNLTSSGAFNYAVGNSLDNLIVVGNDAETIYGGPGNDVLVGGAGANTFMVKAGEGNDVIYGWNAQDQIQLIGTAFKSYADVQAAMTQQGQDLVLKLDPTETLTFRNVTASSFTAGQFLLPLDRSKLGPQTFNDDFNSLQLYDFSKGAGLWQATFGFDPHNPNNYSLLGNGELQMYTSADFQGTSDHPLGLNPFSVSGGALTITAQPIPQDLQQYAYGGSYSSGLLDTRGIFEQKYGFFEIRMALPTTATGTWPAFWMAPDPNYSGIEADITENIARQSNIDFVRGYGGSGQAAAFSNVLKTGDLTGFHTYGMMWTPGTVTFYYDDQAVYQAPTPSTWTNPMYLIANMAIGGFGGTPDPAKFPAQMQIDYIRAYALPDGSSTVEHLTPLAPGGTLKVNGGVVAGQPTLGVQTFADDGTAVTTRHVVQISSDPQHASQAELDAAGTKALLIWDQGGAVFASYKDGTTYSSNTAVATGTIAGLQMKGAFLSDGNAVLTWVQSDSGVQNAWADVVKTSDMSQTKQQLGAASGPITEAATAHGGFAVSWHNGAEIDARGYDGYGYFGSKVVVQGDVAGIDAQGDVVVSWTDGSGQHSQLYDVWADPFNDHTGTASPPPPPSPPPPPPPPPPPPPPPPPPPPPSSGGQVITAATAPDTLTGGAGNDTLNASRGGDQLTGGGGADAFVFAHEPWAPSHVTDFVVGTDRLDISGMLRDTGYTGSDPVADKYVWLMDDGQGGTEVLFDPDGTGTAHQWPDYVIDLQHVPVAGLTYAQLTGGASASPPPPSPPPPPPPPPPPPPPPPPSGSGQVITATRAPDTLTGGAGDDTLNASQGGDQLTGGGGADAFVFAHEPWAPSHVTDFVVGTDRLDVSGLFHDAGYTGSDPVADKVIWLLDDGHGGTEVLFDPDGTGTAHQWPDYIIDLQGVPVAGLTWSQLTAGGATSPPPPSPPPPPPPPPPSGGVTLQGQAGGSNLVGGAGNDTLIAGTGPDTMTGAGAADHFAFQAVPWQAGHVTDFTHGTDKIDVSGMLAKVGYAGSDPIADGYIKLLSDGQGDTWLYFDRDGKGTADQWGTLVTTLDHVGPSSVTAGDWIFR; from the coding sequence GTGCCCTATCTCAACTACCTCGGCCAGGTGATGCCCGAGAGCGCATCGCCCACCAGCAATGTCTACGGCACCTCTGCCGGCAACGAGACCCTGACCGCGCCCACCGGCCCGTCGTCTGTCGATTCCAACGGCGGCACCGGCGACCTGCTGATCGGCTCGAACGGCGACAACATCTTCTACGTGAAGGACCCGAGCGACATCGTGCGGGTCGACAACGGCCTGTCCGGCATCAAGACGATCGTCGCCTACAACTCCTTCACCCTGCCGGCGAACGTCCAGAACCTGACCTCGTCCGGGGCCTTCAACTATGCGGTGGGCAACAGCCTCGACAACCTGATCGTCGTCGGCAACGACGCGGAGACCATCTACGGCGGGCCCGGCAACGACGTGCTGGTGGGCGGCGCCGGCGCCAACACCTTCATGGTCAAGGCGGGCGAGGGCAACGACGTCATCTATGGCTGGAACGCTCAGGACCAGATCCAGCTGATCGGCACGGCCTTCAAGTCGTACGCCGACGTCCAGGCGGCCATGACCCAGCAGGGCCAGGACCTGGTGCTGAAGCTCGACCCGACCGAGACCCTGACCTTCCGCAATGTGACGGCCTCGTCGTTCACCGCCGGCCAGTTCCTGCTGCCGCTCGACCGCTCGAAGCTGGGGCCCCAGACCTTCAACGACGACTTCAACAGCCTGCAGCTCTACGACTTCTCGAAGGGAGCCGGGCTCTGGCAGGCGACCTTCGGCTTCGATCCGCACAATCCGAACAACTACAGCCTGCTCGGCAACGGCGAGCTGCAGATGTACACCAGCGCCGATTTCCAGGGCACGTCCGACCACCCCCTGGGGCTCAACCCGTTCAGCGTTTCCGGCGGCGCCCTGACGATCACCGCCCAGCCGATCCCGCAGGACCTGCAGCAGTACGCCTATGGCGGCAGCTACTCCTCGGGTCTTCTCGATACGCGCGGCATCTTCGAGCAGAAGTACGGCTTCTTCGAGATCCGCATGGCCCTGCCGACCACGGCGACGGGGACCTGGCCCGCCTTCTGGATGGCGCCCGACCCGAATTACTCGGGCATCGAAGCCGACATCACCGAGAACATCGCCCGGCAGTCGAACATCGACTTCGTCCGCGGCTATGGCGGATCCGGCCAGGCCGCCGCCTTCTCCAATGTGCTCAAGACCGGCGACCTCACCGGCTTCCACACCTACGGCATGATGTGGACGCCGGGCACGGTGACCTTCTACTACGACGACCAGGCGGTCTATCAGGCCCCGACGCCCTCCACCTGGACCAACCCGATGTACCTGATCGCCAACATGGCGATCGGCGGGTTCGGCGGCACGCCCGATCCGGCCAAGTTCCCCGCCCAGATGCAGATCGACTACATCCGGGCCTACGCCCTGCCGGACGGCTCGAGCACGGTGGAGCACCTGACGCCCCTCGCGCCCGGCGGCACGCTGAAGGTCAACGGCGGCGTCGTCGCCGGCCAGCCGACGCTCGGCGTGCAGACCTTCGCCGATGACGGGACCGCGGTGACGACGCGCCACGTGGTGCAGATCTCGTCCGATCCTCAGCACGCCTCGCAGGCCGAACTCGACGCGGCCGGGACCAAGGCCCTGCTGATCTGGGACCAAGGCGGGGCGGTCTTCGCGTCGTACAAGGACGGGACGACCTATTCGTCCAACACCGCCGTGGCGACCGGCACGATCGCCGGGCTGCAGATGAAGGGCGCCTTCCTTTCCGACGGCAACGCCGTGCTGACCTGGGTGCAGAGCGACAGCGGCGTTCAGAACGCCTGGGCCGACGTCGTGAAGACCTCGGACATGAGCCAGACCAAGCAGCAGCTCGGCGCCGCCAGCGGCCCGATCACCGAGGCGGCCACCGCCCACGGCGGCTTCGCGGTCTCCTGGCACAACGGCGCCGAGATCGACGCCCGCGGCTACGACGGCTACGGCTACTTCGGTTCCAAGGTGGTGGTGCAGGGCGACGTCGCCGGCATCGACGCCCAGGGCGATGTGGTGGTCAGCTGGACCGACGGTTCGGGCCAGCACTCGCAGCTCTATGACGTGTGGGCCGACCCGTTCAACGACCACACCGGCACGGCCTCGCCCCCGCCGCCGCCCAGTCCTCCTCCCCCGCCGCCGCCACCGCCACCGCCGCCGCCACCACCGCCTCCTCCGCCGCCGCCGAGCAGCGGCGGGCAGGTGATCACCGCCGCCACGGCGCCGGACACCCTCACCGGCGGGGCTGGCAACGACACGCTCAACGCCAGCCGGGGCGGCGATCAGCTCACCGGCGGGGGCGGGGCCGACGCCTTCGTCTTCGCCCACGAGCCCTGGGCGCCGAGCCACGTCACCGACTTTGTGGTGGGGACCGACCGGCTCGACATCTCGGGGATGTTGCGCGATACGGGCTACACGGGCTCCGATCCGGTCGCCGACAAGTACGTCTGGCTGATGGACGACGGGCAGGGCGGGACCGAGGTCCTGTTCGATCCGGACGGGACCGGCACGGCCCACCAGTGGCCGGACTACGTCATCGACCTGCAGCACGTGCCGGTCGCGGGCCTGACCTACGCCCAGCTCACGGGCGGGGCGAGCGCCAGCCCGCCGCCGCCTTCACCGCCGCCTCCGCCGCCCCCACCGCCTCCGCCACCTCCGCCTCCGCCCCCGAGCGGCAGCGGCCAGGTGATCACGGCGACGCGCGCGCCCGACACCCTCACGGGCGGCGCCGGCGACGACACCCTCAACGCCAGCCAGGGCGGCGACCAGCTCACCGGCGGCGGTGGGGCCGACGCCTTCGTCTTCGCCCACGAGCCCTGGGCGCCGAGCCACGTCACCGACTTCGTGGTCGGGACCGACCGCCTCGACGTCTCGGGCCTGTTCCACGACGCGGGCTATACGGGCTCCGATCCGGTGGCCGACAAGGTGATCTGGCTGCTCGACGACGGGCACGGCGGGACCGAGGTGCTGTTCGATCCCGACGGGACCGGCACGGCGCACCAGTGGCCGGACTACATCATCGATCTGCAGGGGGTGCCGGTCGCGGGCCTCACCTGGTCGCAGCTCACCGCGGGCGGCGCGACGAGCCCGCCGCCGCCTTCGCCGCCGCCGCCGCCGCCGCCGCCGCCCCCATCCGGCGGGGTCACCCTCCAGGGTCAAGCCGGCGGCTCGAACCTCGTGGGCGGCGCGGGGAACGACACCCTGATCGCCGGCACGGGCCCGGACACCATGACCGGGGCTGGCGCCGCGGACCACTTCGCCTTCCAGGCTGTTCCCTGGCAGGCGGGTCACGTCACCGACTTCACCCACGGGACCGACAAGATCGACGTCTCCGGGATGCTCGCCAAGGTCGGCTACGCCGGCTCGGACCCCATCGCCGACGGCTACATCAAGCTGCTGTCGGACGGACAGGGCGACACCTGGCTCTACTTCGATCGCGACGGAAAGGGCACGGCGGACCAGTGGGGAACCCTGGTCACGACCCTCGATCACGTCGGCCCATCGAGCGTGACCGCCGGGGACTGGATCTTCCGCTGA
- a CDS encoding family 16 glycosylhydrolase has protein sequence MSYLNYLGQPMPETAPEDNGKNNILGTSAGNETLQAPEVNSSVAGAGGGDKLIGASGDTTFWITDPKDIVVEQPNAGIDTEIGWMPIKLADNVENLKVYGSYDYAYGNSLDNLIIVGDDQNQWLYGGAGNDVLVGGAAQNTFLVRAGEGNDVIYNWDQYDQLKLVDYGFTTAAQIRGAMKQVGPDTVIQLSPAETLTVRNTTPASFADKQFLLPLDRAKVGALTFDDEFDTLKLYDPSKNTGLWRTDFGGNLKASGTYTLLQNGESEVYAHAGFQGLADHDLGLNPFSVSDGTLTIRAEQLPSELAPQVWGASYSSGMLNTFGAFAQKYGYFEMRAELPTASGAWPAFWMAPYPMNGQGEADIMEALGSTPNVDYRRAYGGSESVFDNGIKIDPSGYHTYGLLWTPQTVTFYYDDTAVLQGPTPASWTGPMALILNMAVGGWGGTPDPTQFPADMHVDYVRAYALADGSSQVTTGQFEEPLGTLRADGGPTSGVAATPAVFQDTGQPVTAAPILIFNARPDASQLPDGKAFVVWQDSGAVFGAVSNGKVLDQPTGLMAGDTSPLMGAGTFLTDGKVVLGYWGSGVHGQSAWALVFDPATHTLSRNELGAATGDVHFVATAYGDFTASWQDPSGAHLGRSYDSFAYDGHGWYGATTTLTGDVSGVTANNEVIAAAGSGQQLYSLFNAYLNTVGAVSFSAPSVTQAEPGSGVGAMTFTVNRAGDLWQKATVAWKVTPSGDHPVSAADFPGGVLPSGVITFDINAGSETLTVPIAGDALTETDEQFTITLYNPIGTGFGAQASATGVITDTAPNSPPPPPPPPPPPPPPPPPPPPPPPTGGQVITAATAPDTLTGGAGDDTLNASQGGDQLTGGAGADAFVFAHEPWAPTHVTDFVVGTDRLDLSGLFRDAGYTGADPVADKVIWLLDDGQGGTEVLFDRDGTGAAQQWPDYIIDLQHTPVSGLTWSQLAGSSVSPPPPPPPPPPPPPPPPPPPPPSPPPSGGQVITASSAPDTLTGGAGDDTLNASQGGDQLTGGAGADAFVFAHEPWAPTHVTDFVVGTDRLDVSGLFRDAGYTGADPVADKVIWLLDDGHGGTEILFDRDGTGTAQQWPDYVIDLQGVPVSGLTWSQLTAAGISPPPPPPPPPPSGGVTLQGQAGGSNLTGGAGNDTLIGGTGPDTMTGAGGADHFTFQAVPWQAGHITDFTHGTDKIDVSGLLAKVGYAGSDPIADGYIKLIADGQGGSWVYFDSDGPGSGDPWGTHLTTLDHVDPASLTAGDWIIR, from the coding sequence ATGTCATACCTGAACTACCTCGGTCAGCCGATGCCGGAGACCGCGCCCGAGGACAACGGCAAGAACAATATCCTCGGGACCTCGGCCGGCAACGAGACCCTGCAGGCTCCGGAGGTGAATTCCTCGGTGGCCGGGGCCGGCGGCGGCGACAAGCTGATCGGCGCCTCGGGCGATACCACCTTCTGGATCACCGACCCCAAGGACATCGTCGTCGAGCAGCCCAACGCCGGCATCGACACCGAGATCGGCTGGATGCCGATCAAGCTCGCCGACAACGTCGAGAACCTGAAGGTCTACGGCAGCTACGACTACGCCTACGGCAACAGCCTCGATAACCTGATCATCGTCGGCGACGACCAGAACCAGTGGCTCTACGGCGGCGCCGGCAACGACGTGCTGGTGGGCGGCGCGGCCCAGAACACCTTCCTCGTACGGGCCGGGGAGGGCAACGACGTCATCTACAACTGGGACCAGTACGACCAGCTCAAGCTGGTCGACTACGGCTTCACCACCGCCGCCCAGATCCGCGGGGCGATGAAGCAGGTCGGCCCCGACACCGTCATCCAGCTCTCGCCCGCCGAGACCCTCACGGTCCGCAACACCACCCCGGCGTCCTTCGCCGACAAGCAGTTCCTGCTGCCGCTCGACCGCGCGAAGGTGGGGGCGCTCACCTTCGACGACGAGTTCGACACGCTCAAGCTTTACGACCCCTCGAAGAACACCGGCCTGTGGCGCACCGACTTCGGCGGCAACCTCAAGGCCTCCGGCACCTACACCCTGCTGCAGAACGGCGAGAGCGAGGTCTACGCCCACGCCGGGTTCCAGGGCCTCGCCGACCACGACCTCGGGCTGAACCCCTTTTCGGTCTCCGATGGAACCCTGACCATCCGCGCCGAACAGCTGCCGAGCGAGCTCGCGCCGCAGGTGTGGGGCGCCTCCTATTCCTCGGGCATGCTGAACACCTTCGGCGCCTTCGCCCAGAAGTACGGCTACTTCGAGATGCGCGCCGAGCTGCCCACCGCGAGCGGGGCCTGGCCGGCCTTCTGGATGGCGCCCTATCCGATGAACGGCCAGGGCGAGGCCGACATCATGGAGGCGCTCGGCTCGACCCCCAACGTCGACTACCGCCGCGCCTACGGCGGCAGCGAAAGCGTCTTCGACAACGGCATCAAGATCGACCCGTCCGGCTATCACACCTACGGGCTGCTCTGGACGCCCCAGACGGTCACCTTCTACTACGACGACACCGCCGTCCTGCAGGGTCCGACGCCCGCCAGCTGGACAGGGCCGATGGCCCTGATCCTCAACATGGCCGTGGGCGGCTGGGGCGGAACGCCCGACCCCACCCAGTTCCCGGCCGACATGCACGTCGACTATGTGCGCGCCTACGCCCTGGCCGACGGCTCCAGCCAGGTGACCACCGGCCAGTTCGAGGAGCCGCTCGGCACCCTGCGCGCCGACGGCGGCCCGACCTCCGGCGTCGCCGCGACGCCCGCGGTCTTCCAGGACACCGGCCAGCCGGTCACCGCGGCGCCGATCCTGATCTTCAACGCCCGGCCCGACGCCAGCCAGCTTCCGGACGGCAAGGCCTTCGTCGTCTGGCAGGATTCCGGCGCGGTGTTCGGCGCCGTCTCCAACGGCAAGGTGCTGGACCAGCCGACCGGCCTGATGGCCGGCGACACCTCGCCCCTGATGGGGGCCGGGACCTTCCTCACCGACGGCAAGGTGGTGCTGGGCTATTGGGGATCGGGCGTCCACGGCCAGTCGGCCTGGGCCCTGGTGTTCGATCCGGCCACCCACACCCTGAGCCGCAACGAGCTCGGGGCCGCCACCGGCGACGTCCATTTCGTGGCGACCGCCTATGGTGACTTCACGGCCAGTTGGCAGGATCCGTCCGGCGCCCACCTGGGCCGCAGCTATGACAGCTTCGCCTATGACGGCCACGGCTGGTACGGCGCCACGACCACCCTGACCGGCGACGTCAGCGGGGTCACCGCCAACAACGAGGTGATCGCCGCCGCCGGCTCGGGCCAGCAGCTCTACAGCCTGTTCAACGCCTATCTGAACACCGTCGGCGCGGTCTCCTTCTCCGCGCCCAGCGTCACCCAGGCCGAGCCAGGATCTGGCGTCGGCGCCATGACCTTCACCGTCAACCGGGCCGGGGACCTCTGGCAGAAGGCGACCGTCGCCTGGAAGGTCACGCCCAGCGGCGACCATCCGGTCAGCGCCGCCGACTTCCCCGGCGGCGTGCTGCCGAGCGGGGTGATCACCTTCGATATCAACGCCGGGTCCGAGACCTTGACGGTGCCGATCGCCGGCGACGCCCTGACCGAGACGGACGAGCAGTTCACCATCACCCTCTACAACCCGATCGGCACGGGCTTCGGCGCCCAGGCCAGCGCCACCGGCGTCATCACCGACACCGCGCCGAACTCGCCGCCACCCCCGCCGCCACCGCCACCGCCCCCACCTCCTCCGCCGCCACCTCCGCCGCCACCTCCGCCGACGGGCGGTCAGGTCATCACCGCGGCCACGGCGCCGGACACCCTGACCGGCGGGGCCGGCGACGACACCCTCAACGCCAGCCAGGGCGGTGACCAGCTGACCGGCGGGGCGGGGGCTGACGCCTTCGTCTTCGCCCACGAGCCGTGGGCGCCGACCCACGTCACGGATTTCGTGGTCGGGACCGACCGACTCGACCTCTCGGGCCTCTTCCGCGACGCCGGCTACACGGGCGCCGACCCCGTGGCCGACAAGGTCATCTGGTTGCTCGACGACGGCCAGGGCGGGACCGAAGTGCTGTTCGACCGCGACGGGACCGGCGCGGCCCAGCAGTGGCCCGACTACATCATCGACCTGCAGCACACGCCGGTCTCGGGCCTGACCTGGTCGCAGCTTGCGGGCTCCAGCGTCAGCCCGCCGCCACCGCCTCCGCCCCCGCCGCCTCCACCCCCGCCGCCTCCACCCCCGCCGCCTCCATCCCCACCGCCGAGCGGCGGTCAGGTGATCACGGCCTCCAGCGCGCCCGACACCCTGACCGGCGGCGCCGGCGACGACACGCTCAACGCCAGCCAGGGCGGCGACCAGCTCACCGGCGGGGCCGGGGCCGACGCCTTCGTCTTCGCACACGAGCCCTGGGCGCCGACCCACGTCACCGACTTCGTGGTCGGAACAGACCGACTCGACGTCTCGGGCCTGTTCCGCGACGCCGGCTACACGGGCGCCGATCCGGTGGCCGACAAGGTGATCTGGCTTCTGGACGACGGGCACGGCGGGACCGAGATCCTGTTCGACCGCGACGGGACGGGCACGGCGCAGCAGTGGCCGGACTACGTCATCGACCTGCAGGGCGTGCCGGTCTCCGGCCTCACCTGGTCCCAGCTCACCGCAGCCGGGATCAGCCCGCCGCCTCCGCCTCCACCGCCGCCGCCGTCCGGCGGGGTCACCCTCCAAGGCCAGGCCGGCGGCTCCAACCTCACCGGCGGGGCGGGGAATGACACCCTGATCGGCGGCACGGGTCCGGACACCATGACGGGAGCCGGCGGCGCCGACCACTTCACCTTCCAGGCTGTCCCCTGGCAGGCCGGCCACATCACCGACTTCACCCACGGGACCGACAAGATCGACGTCTCCGGCCTGCTCGCCAAGGTGGGCTACGCCGGCTCGGATCCGATCGCGGACGGCTACATCAAGCTGATCGCCGACGGGCAGGGCGGCAGCTGGGTCTACTTCGACAGCGACGGGCCCGGCAGCGGCGACCCGTGGGGGACGCATCTGACGACCCTCGACCACGTCGATCCCGCGAGCCTCACCGCTGGGGACTGGATCATCCGGTAG
- a CDS encoding NAD(P)H-dependent flavin oxidoreductase, with amino-acid sequence MALPPVLRDRLRLPVIASPLFIISGPDLVIAQCKAGIVGSFPALNARPASLLDEWLHRITEELAAWDRDHPDTPAAPFAVNHIVHKTNDRLEHDLEASTKWKAPIVITSLGAREDVNAAVHSYGGVVLHDVITDRFAKKAVEKGADGLIPVAAGAGGHAGRLSPFALVQEIREWFDGPVALSGSIANGHAILGAQAMGADLAYIGSAFIATQEANAEQDYKQMIVDSAADDIVYSSLFTGVHGNYLKPSVIAAGLDPDNLPESDPSKMNFGSGGNQKAKAWRDIWGCGQGIGAVKDIPTAGELVARLSGEYDEAIAELQAKVALTHRRFAMAAE; translated from the coding sequence ATGGCCCTGCCGCCCGTGCTCCGCGACCGCCTGCGTCTGCCCGTCATCGCCAGCCCGCTGTTCATCATCTCCGGGCCCGATCTGGTGATCGCCCAGTGCAAGGCCGGCATCGTCGGCTCCTTCCCGGCGCTCAACGCCCGGCCCGCCAGCCTGCTCGACGAGTGGCTGCACCGGATCACCGAGGAGCTGGCCGCCTGGGACCGCGACCATCCGGACACGCCCGCCGCGCCCTTCGCGGTGAACCACATCGTCCACAAGACCAACGACCGCCTGGAGCACGACCTCGAGGCCTCCACCAAGTGGAAGGCGCCGATCGTCATCACCTCCCTGGGCGCGCGCGAGGACGTCAACGCGGCGGTCCATTCTTACGGCGGCGTCGTGCTGCACGACGTGATCACCGACCGCTTCGCGAAGAAGGCGGTCGAGAAGGGCGCCGACGGCCTGATACCGGTGGCGGCCGGCGCCGGCGGCCACGCCGGCCGGCTCTCGCCCTTCGCCCTGGTCCAGGAGATCCGCGAGTGGTTCGACGGCCCGGTGGCGCTGTCGGGCTCGATCGCCAACGGCCACGCCATCCTCGGCGCCCAGGCGATGGGCGCGGACCTCGCCTACATCGGCTCGGCCTTCATCGCCACGCAGGAAGCCAACGCCGAGCAGGACTACAAGCAGATGATCGTCGACAGCGCCGCCGACGACATCGTCTATTCGAGCCTCTTCACCGGCGTGCACGGCAACTATCTCAAGCCCTCGGTTATCGCCGCCGGCCTCGATCCGGACAACCTGCCCGAATCCGATCCGTCGAAGATGAACTTCGGCTCCGGCGGCAACCAGAAGGCCAAAGCCTGGCGCGACATCTGGGGCTGCGGCCAGGGCATCGGCGCGGTCAAGGACATCCCCACCGCCGGCGAACTCGTCGCCCGCCTCTCGGGCGAGTACGACGAAGCCATCGCCGAGCTCCAAGCCAAGGTCGCGCTCACGCACCGGCGTTTTGCGATGGCCGCCGAATAG
- a CDS encoding methylmalonyl-CoA mutase family protein: protein MAEALTSPFPPASEEAWRALVEKTLKDAPFESLRKTTVEGLPIEPLYEAASGPARFPTRPFDAERAWDLRVLTAHPDAVAANAEILRDLEGGAASVVVRIDPTGQSGVAVGSADGLAQVLKGVVPEFATLGLDGGFLGPKAADWLGAFAKASPGALLAFNLDPLSAFAETGVSPGPVESHLVSAATVAVRLGETYPKAQLFMASGRVVHEAGGGEAAEVAFAAASALAYAKALVRAGMPVAEAFKRITLGLSADADYFATIAKLRAARLVWARIASACGAEPLAHIEARSSRRMLAAKDAWTNMIRLTAAGFGAAVGGADAIVLGAFTDALGLPTAFGRRQSRNTQLVLMEEAHVGRVADPAAGSGYIETLSEEIARAAWAAFQAIEAKGGIIAALSAGLVAETVAKANAARGPLKIVGVTAFPPEKETPVEVETAQAKPVEAPSPRLPGPDGACPPLKPIRLSQAHEAVQ from the coding sequence ATGGCCGAAGCCCTGACTTCCCCCTTTCCGCCCGCCTCCGAAGAGGCCTGGCGCGCCCTCGTCGAGAAGACGCTGAAGGATGCGCCCTTCGAGAGCTTGCGCAAGACGACCGTCGAGGGCTTGCCGATCGAACCGCTCTACGAGGCGGCGAGCGGGCCGGCGCGATTCCCGACCCGCCCGTTCGACGCGGAGCGGGCCTGGGACCTGCGCGTCCTGACGGCCCATCCGGACGCCGTCGCGGCCAACGCCGAGATCCTGCGCGACCTGGAGGGCGGCGCGGCCTCGGTGGTGGTGCGGATCGATCCGACCGGCCAGTCCGGCGTCGCCGTGGGCTCGGCCGACGGCCTGGCCCAGGTGCTGAAGGGCGTGGTTCCGGAGTTCGCCACCCTTGGCCTCGACGGCGGCTTCCTGGGACCCAAGGCCGCCGACTGGCTGGGCGCCTTCGCCAAGGCCTCGCCCGGCGCCCTCCTGGCCTTCAACCTCGATCCCCTGAGCGCCTTCGCCGAGACCGGCGTCAGCCCGGGCCCGGTCGAAAGCCACCTCGTGTCCGCCGCCACCGTCGCCGTGCGGCTGGGCGAGACCTATCCCAAGGCGCAGCTCTTCATGGCCTCCGGCCGCGTGGTCCACGAGGCCGGCGGCGGCGAGGCGGCGGAAGTGGCCTTCGCGGCGGCCTCCGCCCTCGCCTACGCCAAGGCGCTGGTGCGCGCCGGCATGCCGGTGGCCGAGGCGTTCAAGCGCATCACCCTGGGCCTGTCGGCCGACGCCGACTACTTCGCCACCATCGCCAAGTTGCGCGCGGCGCGCCTGGTGTGGGCGCGGATCGCCAGCGCCTGCGGCGCCGAGCCCCTGGCCCACATCGAGGCCCGCTCGTCGCGCCGGATGCTGGCCGCCAAGGACGCCTGGACCAACATGATCCGCCTGACCGCCGCCGGCTTCGGCGCGGCCGTCGGCGGCGCCGACGCGATCGTGCTCGGCGCCTTCACCGACGCGCTCGGCCTGCCCACCGCCTTCGGCCGCCGCCAGAGCCGCAACACCCAGCTGGTGCTGATGGAAGAGGCTCATGTCGGCCGGGTGGCCGACCCGGCCGCCGGCTCCGGCTACATCGAGACCCTGAGCGAGGAGATCGCCCGCGCCGCCTGGGCCGCGTTCCAGGCGATCGAGGCCAAGGGCGGGATCATCGCCGCCCTGAGCGCCGGCCTCGTCGCCGAGACCGTGGCCAAGGCCAACGCCGCGCGCGGCCCCCTGAAGATCGTCGGCGTCACCGCCTTCCCGCCGGAGAAGGAGACGCCGGTGGAGGTCGAGACGGCGCAGGCCAAGCCGGTCGAGGCGCCCTCGCCCCGCCTGCCCGGACCCGACGGCGCCTGTCCGCCGCTCAAGCCCATCCGGCTGTCGCAAGCTCACGAGGCCGTCCAATGA